A single region of the Salvia miltiorrhiza cultivar Shanhuang (shh) chromosome 8, IMPLAD_Smil_shh, whole genome shotgun sequence genome encodes:
- the LOC130999464 gene encoding putative disease resistance protein At1g50180 codes for MAEAVVSTALETLRHLLSEEARLLYGVSDQVRQLEIQLKEMKCLLEDADKRRHESKIILNWISEIKDLVHGAEAAIERHAAYQVMSRRRRGLRHLIRRYSCILEKCYSLHQLASEISQIKSDLGRVTEAMRAYGIKNIIDRGESSSANNRARRSFPGFEVGDCFVGMEDELKQLGNLLRQDNEERVISVWGMGGSGKTTIAKKLYNETNTNFDLCAWVCITQQCQSFQSVWNDVLKQLEHQSSKVVSDEPQRIREDVVPNLSDWELKERLCKIQRDKRCLIVVDDLWKVADWNELKHPFLVQNLQSKILITTRKEEVAKIGCPVKLGLLKEEDALELLKNKAFPHTNIPDFALEENFEKIGKEMVKKCGNLPLAISLLGGVLRMKNSMMEWELVNEDIKDFIYRDESEIDGVLNLSYESLPYYLKPCFLYMGLFQEDETIHPIELYRMWIAQGMVSYENIHDRDKTLTEIAELYLGELASRSIVQVEINDGVTTGRRYSSCKLHDVYSKRAKFKIGEKRGFWCSEFGVPNWETNYLTTAYENTTFGYPF; via the exons ATGGCAGAAGCAGTGGTGTCGACTGCTCTAGAAACCTTGCGCCATTTGTTGTCGGAAGAAGCAAGGCTTTTATATGGTGTGAGTGACCAAGTGAGGCAGCTCGAGATCCAGCTCAAAGAGATGAAGTGTCTCCTCGAAGATGCTGACAAAAGACGACATGAAAGCAAAATCATTTTGAATTGGATCTCGGAGATAAAAGATCTTGTGCACGGAGCGGAGGCCGCCATTGAAAGACACGCAGCTTATCAAGTGATGTCAAGGAGAAGACGAGGCCTGAGACACCTTATCCGCAGATATTCTTGTATTTTGGAAAAATGCTACTCGCTCCACCAACTAGCCTCCGAGATTTCACAAATCAAATCCGATCTTGGAAGGGTAACCGAAGCCATGCGAGCTTACGGAATAAAGAACATCATCGATCGCGGGGAGAGCTCGTCCGCCAACAACAGGGCAAGGAGGAGCTTCCCCGGATTCGAGGTCGGAGACTGTTTTGTGGGGATGGAGGATGAGCTGAAGCAGCTTGGTAATCTCCTAAGGCAAGACAACGAGGAGCGAGTTATTTCAGTGTGGGGAATGGGGGGTTCAGGCAAGACCACCATTGCCAAAAAGCTCTACAACGAGACCAATACAAACTTTGATCTTTGCGCATGGGTTTGCATCACTCAGCAATGTCAGAGTTTTCAATCAGTTTGGAATGATGTTCTCAAGCAGCTAGAGCATCAAAGCAGCAAGGTTGTAAGCGATGAGCCACAACGAATAAGGGAGGACGTTGTTCCAAATCTAAGCGATTGGGAGTTGAAGGAGCGACTATGCAAGATACAAAGAGACAAGCGTTGCCTCATTGTTGTTGACGATCTTTGGAAAGTTGCTGATTGGAATGAGTTGAAGCATCCCTTCCTTGTCCAGAATTTGCAAAGCAAAATCTTGATCACCACACGCAAAGAGGAAGTTGCAAAGATTGGATGCCCTGTAAAACTTGGGCTTCTAAAAGAGGAAGATGCTTTGGAACTACTCAAGAACAAAGCCTTTCCACATACCAATATTCCAG ACTTTGCATTGGAagaaaattttgagaaaattggGAAAGAAATGGTGAAGAAATGTGGGAATTTGCCGTTGGCAATTTCTTTACTTGGTGGGGTCTTGAGAATGAAAAATTCGATGATGGAGTGGGAGTtagtaaatgaggatatcaaaGACTTCATATATAGagatgaaagtgagattgaTGGAGTGCTAAATTTAAGCTATGAAAGCCTACCTTACTATTTGAAGCCTTGCTTTCTCTATATGGGTTTATTTCAAGAGGACGAAACCATACATCCTATAGAGCTATATAGGATGTGGATAGCACAGGGCATGGTTTCATATGAGAATATTCATGACAGGGACAAAACTTTGACTGAAATCGCGGAGCtctacttgggggagttggccTCCAGATCCATTGTCCAAGTTGAAATTAACGATGGTGTCACAACTGGAAGAAGATATTCGAGCTGCAAACTTCATGATGTATATAGTAAGAGAGCTAAGTTTAAAATTGGGGAAAAGAGAGGATTTTGGTGTTCTGAGTTTGGAGTACCAAACTGGGAAACTAACTACCTCACTACGGCATATGAAAATACGACATTTGGCTATCCATTTTAG
- the LOC130999465 gene encoding probable disease resistance protein At1g58602 produces the protein MAEAVVSTALETLRDLLVEEARFLYGVGDQVREFEIQLKEMKCFLEDADRRRHESKTILNWISEIKDLVYRAEAAIERHTAYQVCSRRRRGLRQLICRYSCILEEGYSLHQLGSEISQIKSDLGRVTEAMRAYGIKNIIDRGESSAAGNNNRARKTFPEFVIGDCFVGMKDELKQLLHLLLEDEKHRVISVWGMGGSGKTTIAKKLYNEIKTSFDICAWVCISQQCPSFQSVWKDVLKQLEHQNTKDGPKIREDVTSLNEWELKERLCKIQKEKRCLIVFDDLWETSHWDGFKHPFLVQDLQSKILITTREEEVAEIGCPVKLGFLKEEDALELLKKKAFPHTNIPEFALEENFEKIGKEMVQKCGYLPLAISLLGGVLRKKNSMMEWELVKEFIYRDEKEIDGVLNLSYESLPYYLKPCFLYMGIFQEDQTIYPRQLYLMWIAQGMISYENIGDNDKTLIEIAELYLGELASRSIVQLEINYSDAVTSGRKYRSCKLHDVVRELCLKLGRSEDFGAQSLEYQSGKASSHRKIRHLALHFRKEVQVEPDELTLTWGEDSTEHLRSLQMFSHINSGVVEFPPQGIVDFQKFKLLRDVGMVGFKFEGRKLSKGITSLVHLRRLCLERCEFDTLPSSIRNLVYMDTLDLTDSMNIEVPNVFKEIVRLKHLFLPEYEEEKIGSYRLTLDEGVVELETLWWLDSRVHDLKCMNRMKNLRSFSTKIYDNESLSTIIDVIALMEKLLHCWVEINKGCELGTNKGVLTLKKVITCPNLHSLWIQVKLGKALAECGSDFISSKLITLGLYECEIEDDPMGILGKLPCLIHLYLWTKSFVGEEMTCPSNSFPRLKLLVLYQLPKLREWRVEAGAMPLLYELKIFDCSSLKMIPDGLSFISTLQELTIIGMPEMEKRVSASGEDFHKVGHVPSIIILNY, from the exons ATGGCAGAAGCAGTGGTGTCGACTGCTCTAGAAACCTTGCGCGATTTGTTGGTGGAAGAAGCAAGGTTTTTATATGGTGTGGGTGACCAAGTGAGGGAGTTCGAGATCCAGCTCAAAGAGATGAAATGTTTCCTTGAAGATGCTGACAGAAGACGACACGAAAGCAAAACCATTTTGAATTGGATCTCAGAGATCAAAGATCTTGTGTACAGAGCAGAAGCAGCCATTGAAAGACACACAGCTTATCAAGTGTGTTCAAGGAGAAGACGAGGCCTGAGACAGCTCATCTGCAGATATTCTTGTATTTTGGAAGAAGGCTACTCGCTCCACCAACTAGGCTCCGAGATTTCACAAATCAAATCCGATCTTGGAAGAGTCACCGAAGCCATGCGAGCCTACGGAATAAAGAACATCATCGATCGTGGGGAGAGCTCGGCTGCCGGCAACAACAACAGGGCAAGGAAGACCTTCCCTGAATTCGTGATCGGAGACTGTTTTGTGGGGATGAAGGACGAgctcaagcagcttcttcatcTCCTATTGGAAGACGAAAAGCATCGAGTAATTTCAGTGTGGGGAATGGGGGGATCAGGCAAGACCACCATTGCCAAAAAGCTCTACAACGAGATCAAGACCAGCTTTGATATTTGCGCATGGGTTTGCATTAGTCAGCAATGTCCAAGTTTTCAATCTGTTTGGAAGGATGTTCTCAAGCAGCTAGAGCATCAAAACACGAAGGATGGGCCAAAAATAAGGGAGGATGTTACAAGTTTGAACGAGTGGGAGTTGAAGGAGCGACTATGCAAGATACAAAAAGAGAAGCGATGCCTCATTGTTTTTGACGATCTTTGGGAAACATCTCATTGGGATGGCTTCAAGCATCCCTTCCTTGTCCAAGATTTGCAGAGCAAAATCTTGATCACCACGCGCGAAGAGGAAGTCGCGGAGATTGGATGCCCTGTCAAACTTGGGTTTCTAAAAGAGGAAGATGCTTTGGAACTACTCAAGAAGAAAGCATTTCCCCACACCAACATTCCAG AATTTGCATTGGAagaaaattttgagaaaattggCAAAGAAATGGTTCAAAAATGTGGGTATTTGCCGTTGGCAATTTCTTTACTCGGTGGGGTCTTGAGAAAGAAAAATTCGATGATGGAGTGGGAGTTAGTCAAAGAATTCATATATAGAGATGAAAAGGAGATTGATGGAGTGCTAAATTTAAGCTATGAAAGTCTACCATATTATTTGAAGCCTTGCTTTCTCTATATGGGTATATTTCAAGAGGACCAAACCATATATCCTAGGCAACTATATTTGATGTGGATAGCACAAGGCATGATTTCATATGAGAATATTGGAGACAACGACAAAACTTTGATCGAAATTGCCGAGCTCTACTTGGGTGAGTTGGCCTCCAGGTCCATCGTCCAACTTGAAATTAATTACAGCGATGCTGTCACAAGTGGAAGAAAATATAGGAGCTGCAAACTTCATGATGTAGTAAGAGAACTATGTTTGAAATTGGGGAGAAGTGAGGATTTTGGTGCTCAGAGTTTGGAGTATCAAAGTGGGAAAGCTTCCTCGCATAGGAAAATACGGCATTTGGCTTTACATTTCAGGAAGGAAGTTCAAGTGGAACCTGACGAGCTTACACTCACTTGGGGAGAAGATAGTACTGAACATTTAAGGTCTCTTCAAATGTTCAGTCACATAAATTCGGGTGTTGTTGAGTTTCCCCCGCAAGGTATTGTTGATTTtcagaaattcaaattgctGAGAGATGTAGGTATGGTGGGATTCAAATTTGAAGGAAGAAAGTTATCGAAAGGAATCACCAGTCTTGTTCACCTTAGACGTTTGTGTTTAGAAAGATGTGAATTTGATACGCTACCGTCGTCCATAAGGAATTTGGTATACATGGATACCCTTGATTTAACTGATTCGATGAATATTGAAGTCCCAAATGTTTTTAAGGAGATCGTACGTTTAAAGCACTTGTTTCTTCCGGAATATGAGGAGGAAAAAATTGGAAGTTATCGATTAACATTGGACGAGGGAGTGGTTGAGTTGGAGACCCTATGGTGGTTGGATAGTAGAGTGCATGACTTAAAATGTATGAACAGAATGAAGAATCTGCGAAGTTTCTCAACAAAAATATATGACAACGAAAGCTTGTCAACCATCATCGACGTCATTGCTCTCATGGAAAAGTTACTGCATTGTTGGGTTGAAATCAACAAGGGTTGCGAGTTAGGAACAAATAAGGGAGTGTTAACGCTGAAGAAGGTAATCACATGTCCCAATCTTCATTCCTTGTGGATTCAAGTTAAGTTAGGGAAGGCGCTGGCAGAGTGCGGGAGTGACTTCATCAGTTCAAAACTTATAACTTTGGGGCTGTATGAATGTGAGATTGAGGATGATCCAATGGGGATACTGGGGAAGCTTCCTTGCTTGATACATTTGTATTTATGGACGAAATCATTTGTGGGGGAGGAGATGACGTGTCCATCAAACAGTTTTCCTCGCCTCAAGTTGCTTGTGCTATATCAATTACCAAAGTTGAGGGAGTGGAGAGTGGAGGCAGGAGCCATGCCCCTTCTCTATGAATTGAAGATCTTTGATTGTTCCAGTCTGAAGATGATTCCAGATGGATTGAGTTTCATTTCCACTCTTCAGGAACTAACGATCATTGGAATGCCGGAAATGGAGAAGAGGGTATCGGCATCAGGAGAGGATTTCCACAAAGTCGGCCATGTCCCTTCAATTATCATCCTAAACTATTGA